The sequence CTCTTCATCGCTCGTTTCACTTTCTGACTGTGAACTAGGGAATCTTTGCTTCGCTGGTGATCGTGATGTCAACGTGGAAGGTCCTGGTTGTGATTTATCAGATTCCCAGCCATCGTCCCTGCTTGAAATGCTACTCACATCGTCGCCATCACTATCTGCAAGCATTGCTAGCAGTTcctcatttgtgtatttttttcgtGCCATGGATAAATACTACAAAGAACTAAATCAATATTTCACATACCGTTTATACAGAACCACTAAAAATACGATCCTCTTCAAAGAACCAAAAACATGATCAACTGAAACAACTATGAATAACAAGTAGGCCTTCAGTTTACTCCTAAAGAATTTAAAACAGCGCGAGTTTCGTTATTTCTGCGACCAAACAAGACATACACAATAAGGTGTGAAAATATTTCCCGAGCTcgaaaaaaatagtaatataagCGCTATCTatgagtgaacaaaaaaaaaaaataactatccgAGTTGTAAAGTACAAACACAACACAATCGACTACTGTTCTCTCGAGCATACACACGCGATGCGACACGTACACACTCTGTTGGGAAAGAAAACAGTTACAGTATCTATACTCTCAAACCTCGAATGCAGGCCACGAAGATcgataaacactacataagttaCAGAAACGGCTACTAGATAGTGTTGGTTTATAGACGTACTTATATGTCTAGCAGTGAAAGCGAAAGTAGCGAGACGAATATAGTCGTCCTTCGCACAGGCAATGCTATTTAGATAGGACGGATATAttcgtccttagcacacacagaACACAATTTACGTACGAATATTTTCGTCTGTAGCAGTGAAAGGGTTAAAGTTATGTCGTTGGAAAATTCACCTACATTTTCAAACGTTCACATACATGAGAATTTTAAAAGGCAGTAAATATCAATAATGGCAAACATTTAAGTTTTAGAAATtgatagaaaaaatatttaaaaaaattaaagtgttaaattgctattttcaaaacaatgtggTGATAAATTCTCAGAAAGACATTTCACGTAAATTTTCTTTGCAGTTAAGGTACACTAATTTCACAGTCTAGGTATTTTTTTATGCTCATAAAAAGAAATCACTTCAGTAATGGTAATGTAAGTGAAAAATATTGTGCatgctgtattttatttataagttagaaaaaacttgagaaaaaTACACAAGCATTCATGAAGTGTTGGTTCAGTAAAGTCAGCACTGCACAGAGAAATAGCACGGTCTGGTAGTAAGTAACATCCAACTATGCAGGAAACTTTGGTGCAGCACATCTGCTGAAACTAATCCATGTTCAGGAGTCAGACTTCTCGTAAAATACACATTAAGTGACAAGTGctgaaaagtaaaatttttttcaaggtGTAGTATGCCAACCAATTAAAAATTTCAACTAAAGCAAAAGAATTACACTGTTTACCAAGTGTATACACTATACTAAGCACTTTCGAGATGCAATTTAGGTGATTTttccatttgaaaatttttttaaacatttttttttcttttacaaaggTTTAACTTtgcattttaataaaacaatattggTTTCAAAACCATGAGGAAATGACATGCAAGttataggtaatttttttgtatcggctgGAAATACTAATTGTGCAATATAAGAATCACTGTCAATAAAACTTATTTAGTTCCTGttgctagcaaaaaaaaaatccaaacaatgTGCACTGCTATTAGCAGGCCATACAAATATATCAATAGTGATGAAGAAACCACAATTCTGACATAACACTTTTGATCGTGTGATATCTCCACAAATGTCACCAAAACCAACTTCTGGTTCAACAGTGCAGTGCTGATTCCACTGTACTTGGAATCTTGTCAAGGTCATTACCTAATTTCTGCAATATCAGTGCCCTATCTTACAGCCTTTAccttaatattacaaaaatttaatttgcttGAAAAGAATTTTAGCTCTCAGAGTCAAGCTTTGATTTATTGCTCGCAGGTTTGGGTGGGACTGAAAGAATaattgctttctttttttttgtgaacaaaaGTAACAGTAAATTGCACATTATGCTTAAAAAACTAAATAGTTAACCAAAGTAAAAGTGAAGCTTCATATACAAGGAAACAGTATTTGAATGTGAAAATGCTACAGAGGTACTACATGTTACATTATTTCAcaagaaaaaagaaaatcatGAACCACtttacacaataataatttaattaacatttaaaatagcAATATTTGAATTGAGACTTTTCTCCAACTGTTGGCTGTAGAGCCTACTAAAGTAAAGGCTCTTAAATCCAGCATAACCGATTTTGCCAGATTATTGAATGtccatatattttttaagaaaacaccaaaaaatataccATACAGTACAAAACAATATTTGAAACACGTAATTAGCTATTCTATGGCTGTACATTCTACACAGTTGCTAAATTGTGTAAATGTTATATGTAACCCACTATAAAAAACGAGTCCACtggcaaaaaaattcaaatgtgtgTGGCACTATCGGCGCTGCTGGATAACAGAATTGGCAGAACCAAAGAATGTTGAATTAAAGAATGCCAACTTTACTGCAAACATCCCCATTTTTTCCTAGACATTCTCTTCAAAATGTAACTACTAACCAATTACACTGACGTTagtcaaagttttaaatttaacctAGAGGCACAAGCAGTGTCAATGTAAAATCCACTTTATATTATAATTGCAAAAGCATTCACAAATCCACAAATCAACACActtataacaacaacaacaacaacaacttagtgacaacaaaattataaattacaattttttttttaaaaattacataactatAAACTATACACACCTACTCAGATTCAATATAATTAAGAACTTTGGTGAACACAATAAAAAATCAATCTATTTGTGCAAGTATATCTGGTAAAATATATAGTATATGTTTAACTGTTATAAAATTCAGGAAGGCACAACACATTTTTTAATAGTGCATATGTGGAatgtaacaacaacaaaaaaacaagtAAAGTTCCAAAAAAGAACACTTACTCCACAAGCGTTTGACAGCATCACTGTGGATACAGCAAGCCACGACTTTCAAGAGACTCCTTAAGGGTCATGAAGAACTGCACCTGGTTCTCAGGTTTGAGACTGTACACATTCTGCAGCAACTTCTGCGGGGAGGGCACTCGAATGAAGCTGGTTATGTAGACATTGACAAACGTGGCCATCAAGAACTGACAGTCAAAGCGATCGACTATTCCTCCGTGGCCCGGGATGACATCACCAAAATCCTTGATCTTGAACGCCCTCTTAAAACCGCTGGCAAAAAACCCGCCAAACGGACCGATGATGGAACTGAACATAGACATCGCGAGGGAATGGAGAAGGAACGGATACAATCGTACCGACTTGACACCAAACAACCCCCAAGGTAGAGAGTACTCCTGTAGCTGAAACAGTGGCGAAGGCTCACAATCTAGGGTCATTTGCTCCAGAGTCTCATTGTACTCGATTGGGCAGATGAAAAACTTGAACTGGCACATGATGTAAGACATCACCAACCCAAATATGATGGTCGAGATTCCTCCCCCGATAAACCCTTCCCACGTCTTCTTTGGTGAAAGTTTGATAAGCGGTGTTCTGCCAAAGAAAAATCCAAAAACATACGCCATCATGTCGTTGCATATGACCATGGAAACTGGCACGAGGAACCAAATGAGGCCCTCAAACAAGTTTTGAATTATAAGGTAGCTCTCTGTCACAATGATAAACAGGGCAACGTGAGTCCAGGCAAAAAGCGAGAACTGCTTCATGTAATATTTCTTCACCAGAG comes from Bacillus rossius redtenbacheri isolate Brsri chromosome 4 unlocalized genomic scaffold, Brsri_v3 Brsri_v3_scf4_2, whole genome shotgun sequence and encodes:
- the LOC134542032 gene encoding phosphatidate cytidylyltransferase, photoreceptor-specific-like, which encodes MPELRKRKFSDSKDESPDSESESKLEDGDSEDKSPDEKGDSKFPTVVPKGTDKIPKVLDPYLQRLSSRWRNWVVRGIFTVFMITGFCFVIYQGPLALMMITLIIQVKCYQEIIDIGYTVYRIHGLPWFRSLSWYFLLTTNYFCYGESLIDYFSVLINRVNYLQFLVVHHRFISFFLYLIGFIWFVLSLVKKYYMKQFSLFAWTHVALFIIVTESYLIIQNLFEGLIWFLVPVSMVICNDMMAYVFGFFFGRTPLIKLSPKKTWEGFIGGGISTIIFGLVMSYIMCQFKFFICPIEYNETLEQMTLDCEPSPLFQLQEYSLPWGLFGVKSVRLYPFLLHSLAMSMFSSIIGPFGGFFASGFKRAFKIKDFGDVIPGHGGIVDRFDCQFLMATFVNVYITSFIRVPSPQKLLQNVYSLKPENQVQFFMTLKESLESRGLLYPQ